Proteins from one Bradyrhizobium roseum genomic window:
- the dctP gene encoding TRAP transporter substrate-binding protein DctP: MFFRTRMPSAAATLLGLAALFSTPASAADIVLRFGSINTENTAPYDQVLLPFAKAVEEESEGRIEVQLKPLGGYGKPAELFPMVEKGTIEMAASVQGYHPGRFPQSSVMELPFMFENSIAGTSAMLQLHKEGLLDKDYASVKVLGLYVLPPYPIFTTGKKIQSVKDFRGLRMRTPSTTVGVALAKLGAVPLGIPLNMIGDTIASGYVDAIAYGWDSTTTTKGVAGKTLADQLKVVIDARLAAPSLMIVMNRATWDSMPADLKKIVEKHAAELSMGSARIREAQEAVTKKKLLNDPRFTALSFNDQQRAELQQVTAPAVAEWKANMAKLGIDGEKLYARARELIQQYKVAAK, translated from the coding sequence ATGTTCTTCCGCACCAGGATGCCATCCGCGGCGGCGACCTTGCTTGGTCTCGCCGCGCTTTTCTCCACGCCTGCGTCGGCGGCGGACATAGTGCTGCGCTTCGGTTCGATCAACACCGAGAACACCGCGCCTTACGATCAGGTTTTGCTGCCATTCGCGAAGGCCGTCGAGGAAGAATCCGAAGGCCGCATCGAAGTCCAGCTCAAGCCGCTCGGCGGCTACGGCAAGCCGGCTGAACTCTTCCCCATGGTCGAGAAGGGCACGATCGAGATGGCGGCCAGCGTGCAGGGCTATCATCCCGGCCGCTTCCCGCAGTCCTCGGTGATGGAGCTGCCCTTCATGTTCGAGAACTCGATCGCGGGCACTTCGGCTATGCTGCAGCTCCACAAGGAAGGCCTGCTCGACAAGGATTACGCCTCGGTCAAGGTGCTTGGCCTCTACGTGCTGCCGCCCTATCCGATCTTCACGACCGGCAAGAAGATCCAGTCGGTCAAGGATTTCCGCGGCCTGCGCATGCGCACGCCGAGCACCACGGTCGGCGTGGCCCTGGCGAAACTCGGCGCGGTACCGCTCGGCATTCCCCTCAACATGATCGGTGACACCATCGCTTCCGGCTATGTCGATGCCATCGCCTATGGCTGGGATTCGACCACGACGACCAAGGGCGTCGCCGGCAAGACACTCGCCGATCAGCTCAAGGTCGTGATCGATGCGCGGCTGGCGGCGCCGTCGCTGATGATCGTGATGAACCGCGCGACCTGGGACTCGATGCCCGCCGACCTGAAGAAGATCGTCGAGAAACACGCCGCCGAGCTCTCGATGGGCAGCGCGCGCATCCGCGAAGCGCAGGAAGCGGTCACCAAGAAGAAGCTGCTGAACGATCCGCGATTCACCGCACTGTCGTTCAATGATCAGCAGCGCGCCGAATTGCAGCAGGTCACCGCGCCGGCTGTGGCGGAGTGGAAAGCCAACATGGCGAAGCTCGGCATTGACGGCGAGAAGCTTTACGCGCGCGCCAGGGAATTGATCCAGCAGTACAAGGTTGCCGCAAAATAA
- a CDS encoding phosphodiesterase, whose protein sequence is MKFVILTDTHFVPRGRQIYGLDPAERLTAAVDRINRDHPDIAFVIVTGDLAHWGEDGAYENLASVLARLNAPTILLMGNHDKRDPFGRHFPGVTRDSSGFVQGIHAFDAATVVTLDTLNEAAPDHAGLLCEARLAFLEHALASAPADRPLLLFQHHPPFDTGLRYMDGIRLANPEAEWDVIARTRKPDYLFMGHLHRPISGLWRGIPFHIQRALAHQVAFDLVTADHIPGSHEQPDYSHVTVDAGQVVIHQCSFLYDGPRFSLQDRNALEWIDR, encoded by the coding sequence ATGAAGTTCGTCATTCTCACCGACACCCACTTTGTCCCCCGCGGCCGCCAGATCTACGGCCTTGATCCCGCCGAGCGGCTGACGGCAGCCGTCGACCGGATCAACCGCGACCATCCCGATATTGCCTTCGTCATCGTCACCGGCGACCTCGCGCATTGGGGCGAAGACGGCGCTTACGAAAACCTCGCCTCGGTGCTCGCGCGGTTGAACGCACCCACGATCCTGCTGATGGGCAACCACGACAAGCGCGATCCGTTCGGCCGCCATTTCCCCGGCGTTACCCGCGATTCCTCCGGCTTCGTGCAGGGCATCCACGCCTTCGACGCGGCGACCGTCGTCACGCTCGATACGCTGAACGAGGCCGCCCCCGATCACGCCGGGCTGCTGTGCGAGGCGCGGCTGGCTTTCCTCGAACACGCGCTGGCCTCAGCGCCTGCTGATCGCCCGCTGCTGCTGTTCCAGCACCACCCGCCATTCGATACCGGGCTGCGCTACATGGACGGCATCAGGCTCGCCAATCCCGAGGCCGAATGGGACGTGATCGCGCGCACGCGTAAGCCGGACTACCTGTTCATGGGCCATCTGCATCGGCCGATCTCGGGCCTGTGGCGCGGCATTCCCTTTCATATCCAGCGCGCGCTGGCGCATCAGGTCGCGTTCGATCTTGTGACCGCCGATCACATTCCCGGATCGCATGAACAGCCGGATTACTCCCACGTGACCGTCGACGCCGGTCAGGTCGTCATCCATCAGTGCTCGTTCCTCTACGACGGCCCGCGGTTCTCGTTGCAGGACCGCAACGCGCTGGAATGGATCGATCGGTAA
- a CDS encoding phosphodiesterase, with protein sequence MKLIHMSDIHLTAPGKTIGGRDPRLNFERALTDILKCHHDAELLVITGDLSDWGDRDDYEWLKARLESFPVPVRLCIGNHDRRESFLGVFPDHAGPGGFAHGVHDTAAGRCLFLDTVLPESHAGQFCEVRQQWLGARLSEHPGPFLLFMHHNPMPTHLRPMDRIRLLDDAAFRDIVGRHRDKIRHIFFGHCHLPLAGSVAGVPASSLRGTNHASFPVFAETELLSASDLPEAYGVVFLGGDYVTVHMVEFGYAGPIRIEGSTDYKAWDRETMVR encoded by the coding sequence ATGAAGCTCATCCACATGAGCGATATCCATCTCACAGCGCCCGGCAAGACCATCGGCGGGCGCGATCCCCGGCTCAATTTCGAGCGGGCGCTGACCGATATCCTCAAATGTCACCACGACGCCGAGCTTCTGGTCATCACCGGCGATCTCTCCGACTGGGGTGATCGCGATGACTATGAATGGCTCAAGGCACGGCTCGAATCGTTTCCCGTGCCGGTGCGGTTGTGCATCGGCAATCACGACCGGCGCGAAAGCTTTCTGGGCGTCTTCCCGGACCATGCCGGGCCAGGTGGCTTTGCCCATGGCGTGCACGACACCGCGGCCGGTCGCTGCCTGTTTCTCGATACGGTGCTGCCCGAGAGCCATGCCGGCCAATTCTGCGAGGTCCGCCAGCAATGGCTCGGGGCGCGGTTGTCTGAGCACCCCGGGCCGTTTCTTCTGTTCATGCACCACAATCCGATGCCGACCCATCTCAGGCCGATGGACCGGATAAGGCTGCTTGATGATGCTGCCTTCCGCGACATCGTCGGCCGACATCGCGACAAGATCCGTCACATCTTCTTCGGCCACTGCCATCTGCCGCTGGCGGGATCGGTGGCCGGCGTGCCGGCGTCCTCGCTGCGTGGCACCAACCATGCGAGTTTTCCGGTGTTCGCCGAAACCGAGCTGTTGAGCGCTTCCGACCTGCCGGAAGCCTATGGTGTGGTGTTCCTTGGCGGGGATTACGTCACCGTTCACATGGTCGAGTTCGGTTATGCCGGCCCGATCCGGATTGAGGGATCGACCGATTACAAGGCGTGGGACCGGGAGACCATGGTGCGATGA
- a CDS encoding ABC transporter substrate-binding protein: MFRTWIAATALSLAAGLAHADTEVVMQYPYPELFEGTHKRIAEEFAKVRPDIKVTLRAPYDSYEEGTQKVLREAVTNQMPDVTFQGLNRVRVLVDKNIPAELDGYIAAEKDFDKQGFHQAMYDIGTASGKVYALPFAISLPIVYVNVDLAKKAGADPTNLPKTWDGLIDLAKKIKALGPDINGITYAWDITGNWLWQAPVFSRGGTMLNADETKVAFNGPEGQFAIRTLARLVTEGGMPNLDQPAMRATFAAGKTGIHITSTSDLNKTTQMIGGKFELKTHTFPDVVSPNGRLPAGGNVVLILAKDKAKRDAAWEVVKFWTGPKGAAIMAETTGYMPPNKVANDVYLKDFYVKNPNNFTAVSQLALLTKWYAFPGDNGLKITDVIKDHLNSIVTGARAKEPDAVLSDMTADVQKLLPKTVGSSR; this comes from the coding sequence ATGTTCAGAACATGGATTGCCGCTACCGCCCTATCGCTCGCCGCAGGCCTTGCGCATGCCGACACCGAAGTCGTCATGCAATATCCCTATCCCGAACTGTTCGAAGGCACCCACAAGCGCATCGCCGAGGAGTTCGCAAAAGTGCGGCCGGACATCAAGGTCACGCTGCGCGCGCCCTACGATTCCTACGAGGAAGGCACCCAGAAGGTGCTGCGCGAAGCGGTGACCAACCAGATGCCCGACGTGACCTTCCAGGGCCTCAACCGCGTCCGCGTGCTGGTCGACAAGAACATTCCGGCCGAACTCGACGGCTACATCGCCGCCGAGAAGGACTTTGACAAGCAGGGCTTTCACCAGGCGATGTACGACATCGGCACCGCCAGCGGCAAGGTCTACGCATTGCCGTTCGCGATCTCGCTTCCGATCGTCTATGTCAACGTCGACCTGGCGAAGAAGGCCGGCGCCGATCCGACGAACCTGCCGAAGACCTGGGACGGGCTGATCGATCTGGCGAAGAAGATCAAGGCGCTCGGCCCCGACATCAACGGCATCACCTACGCCTGGGACATCACCGGCAACTGGCTGTGGCAGGCCCCGGTGTTTTCGCGCGGCGGCACCATGCTGAACGCCGACGAGACCAAGGTGGCGTTCAACGGGCCCGAGGGACAGTTCGCGATTCGGACGCTGGCCCGCCTGGTCACCGAGGGTGGCATGCCGAATCTCGACCAGCCGGCCATGCGTGCGACGTTTGCGGCCGGCAAGACCGGCATCCACATCACGTCCACCTCCGACCTCAACAAGACCACCCAGATGATCGGCGGCAAGTTCGAGCTGAAGACCCACACGTTTCCCGATGTGGTGTCGCCGAACGGCCGCCTGCCGGCGGGCGGCAACGTCGTGCTGATCCTCGCCAAGGACAAGGCCAAGCGCGACGCGGCCTGGGAAGTGGTGAAATTCTGGACCGGTCCGAAGGGCGCGGCGATCATGGCGGAAACCACCGGCTACATGCCGCCGAACAAGGTCGCCAACGACGTCTACCTGAAGGATTTCTACGTCAAGAATCCGAACAATTTTACCGCGGTCAGCCAGCTCGCGCTGCTGACCAAATGGTACGCGTTCCCCGGCGACAACGGCCTCAAGATCACCGACGTCATCAAGGACCACCTCAACAGCATCGTCACCGGCGCCCGCGCCAAGGAGCCGGACGCGGTACTGTCAGACATGACCGCCGATGTGCAGAAGTTGCTGCCGAAGACGGTCGGTTCGTCGCGCTGA
- a CDS encoding carbohydrate ABC transporter permease, protein MTSRVHTYLWPATRHTLLLAGALVMLAPFIWMLSTASKPQTEIFSSELHLIPHHFALWDNLQTAFAKANLWRYLLNGLIVTISIFSLQVLVALPAAYALAKLRFLGRDVLFALVVFCILIPPQATAIPVFLLLHKLGVLDTYAALVLPFTISAFGIFLMRQFFKTVPDDLIDAARMDGISEFGIVWRVMLPTAIPAVTAFGIFSVVAHWNDYFWPLIVLNSEHLQTPPLAVAQFRNNEAGTNYGPLMAAAIVIIAPLVIAFMFAQRRFIEGITLTGIK, encoded by the coding sequence ATGACGTCGCGGGTTCACACATACCTCTGGCCAGCGACGCGGCATACCCTGCTGCTGGCAGGTGCGCTTGTCATGCTGGCGCCCTTCATCTGGATGCTGTCGACGGCATCGAAGCCGCAAACCGAAATCTTCTCCTCCGAGCTGCATCTCATTCCGCACCATTTCGCGCTCTGGGACAATCTTCAGACCGCCTTCGCCAAGGCCAATCTGTGGCGCTATCTGCTCAACGGGCTGATCGTCACGATTTCGATCTTCAGCCTGCAGGTGCTGGTGGCGCTGCCGGCGGCCTATGCGCTCGCCAAGCTGCGCTTCCTCGGCCGCGACGTGCTGTTCGCGCTCGTGGTGTTCTGCATCCTGATCCCGCCGCAGGCCACCGCGATTCCGGTGTTCCTGCTGCTGCACAAACTCGGCGTGCTCGACACTTATGCGGCGCTGGTGCTGCCGTTCACGATCTCGGCGTTCGGCATATTCCTGATGCGTCAGTTCTTCAAGACGGTGCCGGATGATTTGATCGACGCGGCGCGGATGGACGGGATTTCCGAGTTCGGCATCGTCTGGCGCGTGATGCTGCCGACGGCGATTCCGGCGGTGACCGCGTTCGGCATCTTCTCGGTGGTCGCGCACTGGAACGACTATTTCTGGCCGCTGATCGTGTTGAACAGCGAGCATCTGCAGACGCCGCCGCTGGCGGTCGCGCAATTCCGCAACAACGAGGCCGGCACCAATTACGGTCCGCTGATGGCGGCCGCCATCGTCATCATCGCGCCGCTGGTGATCGCCTTCATGTTCGCCCAACGCCGCTTCATCGAAGGCATCACGCTGACCGGCATCAAATAA
- a CDS encoding carbohydrate ABC transporter permease: MSDVAATLPPVAATARDRLPVFAGSGSTARSAYALAAPASMLMLMMLIGPLAGVLALSFTDYQLGAPSFAWTGLSNYHEMFADRVFWISLKNTLTYVAIVVPGAVALGLGTALLIQSGAGLRSLYRTIYFLPVMATLIAMAIVWEFMLHPQFGLVNGLLHAAGLQGHSWLQERGTALYSLCAIGIWQATGFNMVLFLAGLVSIPKHLYDAAEIDGAESAWSRFRLVTWPMLGPVTLFVVTISAIRSFQVFDTVQVLTKGGPSKSSEVLIYTMYAEGFEFFRSGYGAAITVVFLVFVLLLTLLKSALGNREVHYA, from the coding sequence TTGTCTGACGTCGCCGCTACGCTGCCGCCGGTGGCCGCAACCGCGCGGGATCGCCTGCCGGTGTTTGCCGGATCCGGTTCGACCGCGCGATCCGCCTACGCATTGGCCGCGCCGGCCTCCATGCTGATGCTGATGATGCTGATCGGCCCGCTGGCCGGCGTGCTCGCGCTATCCTTCACGGACTACCAGCTCGGCGCGCCGTCGTTCGCCTGGACCGGCCTGTCGAACTACCACGAGATGTTCGCCGACCGGGTGTTCTGGATATCGCTGAAGAACACATTGACCTACGTCGCGATCGTGGTGCCGGGCGCGGTGGCGCTCGGGCTCGGCACGGCGCTGCTGATCCAGAGCGGCGCCGGCCTCCGCAGCCTCTATCGCACGATTTATTTCCTGCCTGTGATGGCGACGCTGATCGCGATGGCGATCGTCTGGGAGTTCATGCTGCACCCGCAGTTCGGACTGGTGAACGGCCTGCTGCACGCCGCCGGCCTACAGGGCCATAGCTGGCTGCAGGAACGCGGCACCGCGCTCTATTCGCTGTGCGCGATCGGCATCTGGCAGGCCACCGGCTTCAACATGGTGCTGTTCCTCGCCGGCCTCGTCTCGATCCCGAAACACCTTTACGACGCGGCCGAGATCGACGGCGCCGAAAGCGCCTGGTCGCGCTTTCGTCTGGTGACATGGCCGATGCTCGGCCCGGTCACGCTGTTCGTGGTGACGATCTCGGCGATCCGCTCGTTCCAGGTGTTCGACACCGTGCAGGTGTTGACCAAGGGCGGTCCGTCGAAATCGTCGGAAGTGCTGATCTACACGATGTACGCCGAGGGTTTCGAGTTCTTCCGCTCCGGCTATGGCGCCGCGATCACCGTCGTGTTCCTGGTCTTCGTGCTGCTGCTCACGCTGCTCAAATCCGCACTCGGCAACCGCGAGGTGCATTACGCATGA
- a CDS encoding ABC transporter ATP-binding protein, whose protein sequence is MAEIEIRGLRKAFDGTQVLKGVDLTIEDGEFISLVGPSGCGKSTLLRVIAGLEPQSSGEIRIDGVRADGVRPSARNLAMVFQSYALYPHLSVFDNIAVPLRMKRLSALARLPILGRLMPGRRAAERGIRADVERVAEQLEISPLLKRKPGQLSGGQRQRVAVGRAIVRQPRAFLFDEPLSNLDAKLRVHMRAEIAQLHRQLKTTFIYVTHDQAEAMTMSGRIAVMIGGELIQVGTPSAIYEDPRDIRVAEFIGTPKINVFPGRVRGDGRLEVLGHVLHAATPAPAGECRVCVRPERIDLTGSGVFSGTVVHLENLGSEAFVHVASEGMGAPVVARVNDPSLLPTIGASVGYGFVPDAVRAFDGNGQRIATEIASRVERPRGMAVV, encoded by the coding sequence ATGGCCGAGATCGAAATTCGGGGCCTTCGCAAGGCCTTCGACGGCACCCAGGTTCTGAAGGGCGTCGACCTCACGATCGAGGACGGGGAATTCATCTCTCTGGTCGGCCCTTCCGGCTGCGGCAAGTCGACATTGCTGCGGGTCATTGCCGGCCTCGAACCGCAATCGTCCGGCGAGATCCGGATCGATGGTGTCCGCGCCGACGGCGTCAGGCCGAGCGCGCGCAATCTGGCGATGGTGTTCCAGTCCTACGCGCTGTACCCGCATCTCAGCGTATTCGACAACATCGCGGTGCCGCTGCGGATGAAACGGCTGTCGGCGCTGGCGCGGTTGCCGATTCTCGGCCGGCTGATGCCGGGCCGCCGCGCCGCCGAGCGCGGCATCCGCGCGGATGTCGAGCGCGTCGCCGAGCAGCTCGAGATTTCGCCGCTCTTGAAGCGCAAGCCCGGACAATTGTCCGGCGGCCAGCGCCAGCGCGTCGCGGTCGGCCGCGCCATCGTGCGCCAGCCCCGCGCGTTCCTGTTCGACGAGCCGCTGTCGAATCTGGACGCCAAGCTGCGCGTGCATATGCGCGCCGAGATCGCCCAACTGCACCGCCAGCTCAAAACCACGTTCATCTACGTCACCCATGACCAGGCCGAGGCCATGACCATGTCGGGGCGGATTGCGGTCATGATCGGCGGCGAGCTGATTCAGGTTGGCACGCCATCGGCGATCTATGAAGACCCGCGCGATATTCGTGTCGCGGAATTCATCGGCACGCCGAAAATCAATGTGTTTCCCGGTCGCGTTCGCGGCGACGGCCGGCTGGAAGTACTTGGTCATGTCCTTCATGCGGCGACGCCGGCGCCGGCGGGAGAGTGTCGCGTGTGCGTTCGGCCGGAGCGGATCGATCTGACCGGGTCCGGCGTCTTTTCGGGCACGGTCGTGCATCTGGAAAATCTGGGCTCTGAAGCCTTCGTCCATGTCGCAAGTGAAGGCATGGGCGCGCCGGTGGTGGCGCGTGTCAACGATCCCAGCCTTTTGCCGACGATCGGGGCCTCAGTCGGCTATGGCTTTGTGCCGGACGCGGTTCGCGCCTTCGACGGCAATGGCCAGCGCATCGCAACCGAGATCGCCTCGCGCGTCGAGCGGCCGCGGGGGATGGCCGTTGTCTGA
- a CDS encoding DUF1428 domain-containing protein, whose product MSYVDGFIVAVPKKNLDAYVRLSKKCGKVWREYGALDYREWVADDVKVGKLTSFPRSVKLKPGETVVFAWITYKSRAQRDKINAKVMNDPRLKAMTEGKPPFDGKRLIYGGFESLVKV is encoded by the coding sequence ATGTCCTACGTCGATGGCTTCATCGTCGCCGTGCCGAAGAAAAATCTCGATGCTTACGTCCGCCTTTCGAAGAAGTGCGGCAAGGTCTGGCGTGAATACGGCGCGCTGGATTATCGCGAATGGGTCGCCGACGACGTCAAGGTCGGCAAGCTCACGTCGTTCCCGCGCAGCGTCAAGCTGAAGCCGGGCGAAACCGTCGTGTTCGCCTGGATTACCTACAAGTCGCGTGCGCAGCGCGACAAGATCAACGCCAAGGTGATGAACGACCCGCGGCTGAAGGCGATGACCGAGGGCAAGCCGCCGTTCGACGGCAAGCGGCTGATCTATGGCGGCTTCGAAAGCCTGGTGAAGGTATAG
- a CDS encoding SRPBCC family protein — translation MQWFAPGGVEEGSVKADIDLRVGGRYRISFNARGAYNEVGGVYREVVPSRLLVFSWAWHSTPERESLVTISIKPEGSGTLLTFLHEQFADETARDNHARGWTELLAKLESYLA, via the coding sequence GTGCAATGGTTCGCGCCCGGCGGCGTCGAGGAGGGTTCGGTCAAGGCCGACATCGACCTGCGCGTCGGCGGCCGCTATCGGATCAGCTTCAACGCCAGGGGTGCCTACAACGAAGTGGGCGGCGTCTATCGCGAAGTCGTTCCGAGCCGGCTTCTGGTGTTCAGCTGGGCGTGGCATTCCACGCCGGAACGGGAATCGCTGGTGACGATCTCGATCAAGCCGGAAGGCAGCGGCACGCTGCTGACTTTCCTGCACGAACAATTCGCCGACGAGACCGCACGCGACAATCACGCGCGTGGATGGACGGAATTGCTGGCCAAGCTCGAAAGCTATCTCGCTTGA
- a CDS encoding ArsR/SmtB family transcription factor, protein MVKSQEEVLDRTFAALSDPTRRALLARLGSRDSLSVSELAQPFSMSLPAVMKHLDVLSDAGLIVREKTGRTVACRLTAQPMEQAMAWLNRYQRFWSDALDRLAAFVEEDPWPPNPALPNPALQSPTAAPPIPPRAPASRSRAGSPRRPKKSTPRGPTRKS, encoded by the coding sequence ATGGTTAAGTCTCAGGAAGAGGTGCTGGACCGCACCTTCGCGGCGCTGTCCGACCCGACGCGGCGCGCCCTGCTGGCGCGGCTCGGCAGCCGCGACAGCCTGTCGGTGAGCGAGCTGGCGCAGCCGTTTTCGATGTCATTGCCCGCGGTCATGAAGCATCTCGATGTGCTGTCGGACGCCGGCCTGATCGTGCGCGAAAAGACCGGCCGCACGGTCGCGTGTCGGCTGACCGCCCAGCCGATGGAGCAGGCGATGGCGTGGCTCAATCGCTATCAGCGCTTCTGGTCCGACGCGCTCGACCGCCTTGCCGCTTTTGTGGAGGAAGACCCATGGCCACCCAATCCAGCGCTGCCAAATCCAGCACTGCAAAGCCCGACAGCCGCGCCGCCGATCCCGCCGCGCGCCCCAGCCTCACGCTCTCGCGCCGGTTCGCCGCGGCGCCCGAAAAAGTCTACGCCGCGTGGGCCGACCCGCAAAAGCTAG
- a CDS encoding DUF3551 domain-containing protein produces MRNAMLAILALSAATVASVAGSSPAAAYDYPYCLQGRGIGIPGDCSYASYEQCQASASGRALYCNVNPRVAFGQQQPSRRMRVYRDY; encoded by the coding sequence ATGCGCAATGCAATGCTGGCGATATTGGCCCTTTCGGCCGCCACCGTCGCCTCGGTGGCGGGCAGCTCGCCCGCCGCGGCCTATGACTACCCCTACTGCCTCCAGGGCCGGGGAATCGGCATCCCCGGAGATTGCTCGTACGCCAGCTATGAGCAGTGCCAGGCGTCGGCGTCCGGCCGCGCGCTGTACTGCAACGTTAATCCGCGCGTAGCCTTTGGACAGCAGCAGCCGTCGCGGCGGATGCGGGTCTATCGCGACTATTGA
- a CDS encoding Bug family tripartite tricarboxylate transporter substrate binding protein, producing MISRRSAICLAVVGLSAAMSMGGASAADYPTRSVKWVVGYPPGGATDIIARLIGQRLSERLGQQFVIENKPGAGNNIATESVINAEPDGYTVLLVNPANYINASLYANLKFNVVRDIAPVAAFNRVPNVMTVNKDVPVKTVAEFIAYVKANPGKVNLASSGNGTSVHLSGEMFMAMSGAKMQHVPYRGAAPAITDLLGGQVQVIFDNMPSILQHVRAGSARALAVTSTTKSSLLPDVPVLADTIPGYEASALFGMGVPKNTPKEIIARLNKEINEVLAEPAIKAKLIDLGGEPLIGPPEAFGAMIVAETDKWKKVIEEAKVEKVQ from the coding sequence ATGATTTCACGCCGTTCTGCAATTTGCCTGGCCGTCGTCGGTCTTTCCGCTGCCATGTCGATGGGCGGCGCCTCGGCCGCGGACTATCCGACCCGGTCGGTCAAATGGGTCGTCGGATATCCGCCGGGCGGCGCGACCGACATCATCGCGCGGCTGATCGGCCAACGCCTTTCGGAGCGGCTCGGCCAGCAATTCGTGATCGAGAACAAGCCCGGCGCCGGCAACAACATCGCCACGGAATCCGTGATCAACGCCGAGCCGGACGGCTACACCGTGCTGCTGGTCAATCCGGCGAACTACATCAATGCCTCGCTGTACGCCAACCTGAAATTCAACGTCGTTCGCGACATCGCGCCGGTCGCGGCGTTCAACCGCGTGCCGAACGTGATGACGGTCAACAAGGACGTGCCGGTGAAGACGGTTGCCGAGTTCATCGCCTATGTGAAGGCCAATCCCGGCAAGGTGAACCTCGCTTCGTCGGGCAACGGCACCTCGGTGCATCTGTCCGGCGAAATGTTCATGGCGATGTCGGGCGCCAAGATGCAGCACGTGCCCTATCGCGGCGCGGCGCCGGCGATCACCGATCTGCTGGGCGGCCAGGTCCAGGTGATCTTCGACAACATGCCTTCCATCCTCCAGCACGTCCGCGCCGGCTCGGCACGGGCGCTGGCGGTTACCAGTACGACGAAATCGTCGCTGTTGCCTGACGTGCCGGTGCTTGCCGATACCATTCCGGGCTACGAGGCGAGCGCGCTGTTCGGCATGGGCGTCCCGAAGAATACCCCGAAGGAAATCATCGCCAGGCTGAACAAGGAGATCAACGAGGTGCTCGCGGAGCCCGCGATCAAAGCCAAGCTGATCGACCTCGGCGGCGAACCGCTGATCGGCCCGCCGGAAGCATTCGGCGCCATGATTGTGGCCGAAACCGACAAGTGGAAGAAGGTCATCGAGGAAGCCAAGGTGGAAAAAGTACAGTGA
- a CDS encoding VOC family protein, producing the protein MPVRVNALDHIVINVADVARSAEWYRKILGMEVNVFDPGPGKTPRTSLVFGNQKINVRPREADTIEWFTADHVAAGSDDLCFLTSSTPDEVVAHLKANGVAIEEGPVAKQGARGTLRSVYCRDPDGSLIEISSYEDGAG; encoded by the coding sequence ATGCCCGTCAGAGTTAATGCACTCGATCATATTGTCATCAACGTCGCCGACGTGGCGCGTTCCGCCGAGTGGTATCGAAAGATCCTCGGCATGGAGGTGAACGTATTCGATCCTGGCCCCGGCAAGACGCCGCGCACCTCGCTGGTGTTCGGGAACCAGAAGATCAACGTGCGACCGCGCGAGGCCGACACGATCGAGTGGTTCACGGCGGATCACGTCGCCGCAGGCAGCGACGATCTCTGCTTCCTGACATCGAGCACGCCGGATGAGGTGGTGGCGCATCTGAAGGCAAACGGCGTGGCGATCGAGGAAGGCCCGGTGGCCAAGCAAGGCGCCCGCGGCACGCTGCGGTCGGTCTATTGCCGGGATCCGGATGGGAGCCTGATCGAGATTTCGTCGTACGAGGATGGGGCCGGTTAG